TCGGGCTGGAGCATTTCGAGGCTGAGATCAGGCCGGAGCAGAAAAAAGTCATTGTGGAATCGTATCGCCGGGCCGGATTTCGCGTGGCGATGATCGGCGACGGCATCAATGACGCCCCCGCTCTGGCGGCGGCGACGATCGGCGTAGCAATCGGCACCGGCACACAGGTGGCGATTGAAACGGCCGACGTGGTCCTGGTACGACCACAGCTTATCGGGGTGGTGCGCATGTTCGAGCTGGCGAACCTGACGATGAAAACGATCCGCCAAAATCTCTTCTGGGCGTTTTTCTATAACGTGATCGCTATCCCGATCGCGGCGGGGCTTGTCTATCCGGCAACCGGGCTGACACTCTCGCCGATCATAGCCGCTCTGGCGATGAGCCTCTCGTCGGTGTTCGTAGTGACCAACTCGCTGCGCTTGGGACGGGTCGCGCTGTGAAGACACCGTATGTACGCCATGAGTAAACTCCCATGAAGCTCGGAAGTCTCTCCCCCAGGACAGCGCTGGTTATCTTCCTGGTTCTGGTCGCGTTCGTCCTCGCCATGGCGGCGTGGTGGATCATCTTCATGGCGCGGCTGACGGACGAGAAAGTCGATATGGCCGCCCAACTGGGTGCCAGTGCCGAATATGTGGAAGAATTGCACCAGCAGGAAATCCGTCGGCAGATCATGCTCGGCTCGGAGGGGGTGGTCTTTCTTCTACTCGTTCTGATAGGCGTCTGGTTAATCTATCGTTCGTTGCTGCAGGCGGATCGACTGCGCACGCGTCAGGAGAATTTCCTGATGGCTGTCACCCACGAACTGAAAACGCCGCTCGCGTCAATCGGCATCTACATCGACACCCTCCAGTCGGACAAGATTCCGGCCGTGCGCAAACAGGCGGTGATTCCGCGAATCAAACAGGACCTGCGACGGCTGGAGCGACTGGTGGAGGATATTCTCGAGGCCGGACGGTTTGAGACCGGTGAATTCAAACTCAACCTCCAATCCGTCGATCTTGCCAAATTGTTGAACTCAGCGGCCGACAGCTTGGCAGACCGCGGCGAGCCGACTTCGCCGCGGATATCCCGGCACATCGAACCAGGAGTCATTGTGCAAGCCGATGCTCCGGTGGTCACTCGAGCTATTGCCGCAATACTTGACAATACGGTCAAGTACTCTGGCGGCGCAGCCGCTGATGTCACCATTACGCTGCGTCGCAACCAACGCCAGGCGATCATCACGGTCACGGACAAGGGGGTGGGTATCGCTAAACAGGAACTGGGGCCGATTTTTGAGCGGTTCTATCGGGTCGGGCATGAGATGACCCGCGCCAGTCGCGGCACCGGCCTTGGACTTTATTTGTGCCGCGAGATGATTCGCGCCCACGGCGGCGAGGTGACCGCGCGCTCCGAGGGCCCTGGGCTCGGCTCCGAGTTCATTATCACGTTGCCATTGGAGAGGGTGAAGTGAAGACGATTCTATTGGTTGAGGACGACA
This is a stretch of genomic DNA from Candidatus Zixiibacteriota bacterium. It encodes these proteins:
- a CDS encoding HAMP domain-containing sensor histidine kinase — encoded protein: MKLGSLSPRTALVIFLVLVAFVLAMAAWWIIFMARLTDEKVDMAAQLGASAEYVEELHQQEIRRQIMLGSEGVVFLLLVLIGVWLIYRSLLQADRLRTRQENFLMAVTHELKTPLASIGIYIDTLQSDKIPAVRKQAVIPRIKQDLRRLERLVEDILEAGRFETGEFKLNLQSVDLAKLLNSAADSLADRGEPTSPRISRHIEPGVIVQADAPVVTRAIAAILDNTVKYSGGAAADVTITLRRNQRQAIITVTDKGVGIAKQELGPIFERFYRVGHEMTRASRGTGLGLYLCREMIRAHGGEVTARSEGPGLGSEFIITLPLERVK